Proteins encoded by one window of Tunturibacter psychrotolerans:
- a CDS encoding agmatine deiminase family protein → MPAEWAPHAATWLGWPHNAEDWPGKFQTIPWVYGEIVRHLSSVEDVHILVNDLAAERRATNLLRRAGANLARLHFHHWQTDRVWLRDSGPIFVKNAAGESAITNWKFNAWAKYDNWHRDDQIPQHVAKHYDMPQFKPEIEGANGKPHRLVLEGGSIDTNGAGLLLTTEECLLSEIQQRNPGLGDESETRKRLEQAFHEYLGIEKVLWLHKGCAGDDTHGHVDDITRFVAENKILTAVEPNTHDENHLPLAENLNRLRNFRNLAGEPFEIVELPMPAPVIFEGQRLPASYANFYIANSLVLVPTFNDPNDRHALNIIAACFPDREIIGIHAVDLVWGLGTLHCLSQQEPA, encoded by the coding sequence ATGCCCGCAGAGTGGGCTCCCCACGCCGCCACCTGGCTCGGCTGGCCCCATAACGCCGAAGACTGGCCCGGCAAATTCCAAACCATCCCCTGGGTCTACGGAGAAATCGTCCGTCATCTCTCCAGCGTCGAAGACGTCCACATCCTCGTCAACGACCTTGCCGCCGAGCGCCGCGCCACCAACCTCCTCCGCCGCGCCGGAGCCAACCTCGCCCGCCTCCACTTCCACCACTGGCAGACCGATCGCGTCTGGCTCCGCGACTCCGGCCCCATCTTCGTCAAAAACGCCGCAGGCGAATCCGCCATCACCAACTGGAAGTTCAACGCCTGGGCCAAGTACGACAACTGGCACCGTGACGACCAGATCCCCCAGCACGTCGCCAAACACTACGACATGCCCCAGTTCAAACCCGAGATCGAAGGAGCCAACGGCAAGCCCCACCGCCTCGTTCTCGAGGGCGGCAGCATCGACACCAACGGCGCCGGCCTCCTCCTCACCACCGAAGAGTGCCTCCTCAGCGAAATCCAACAGCGCAACCCCGGTCTAGGCGACGAGTCCGAAACCCGCAAGCGCCTGGAGCAGGCCTTTCACGAATATCTCGGCATCGAAAAAGTTCTCTGGCTCCATAAAGGCTGTGCCGGCGACGACACCCACGGCCACGTCGACGACATCACCCGCTTCGTCGCCGAAAACAAGATCCTCACCGCCGTCGAGCCCAACACTCACGACGAAAACCACCTGCCCCTCGCCGAAAACCTCAACCGCCTCCGCAACTTCCGCAACCTCGCAGGCGAGCCCTTCGAAATAGTCGAGCTGCCCATGCCCGCCCCGGTTATCTTCGAAGGCCAACGCCTACCCGCCAGCTACGCCAACTTCTACATCGCAAACTCGCTCGTCCTGGTCCCCACCTTCAACGACCCCAACGACCGTCACGCGCTCAACATTATTGCTGCTTGCTTCCCCGACCGCGAGATCATCGGCATCCACGCCGTCGACCTCGTCTGGGGCCTAGGCACCCTCCACTGCCTCTCCCAACAAGAACCCGCATGA
- a CDS encoding HD domain-containing protein has protein sequence MNTMTDKTDTTTTLDTKDTKDQSYRAALETYIATHAKPTHKFGHQPRLYALTQQIGQGLTYDDDVVFAAVWLHDLGVFVGHRPEDEVALKTWDHVAYAIEKTPALLTEFCFPEEKITAVLEVIRTHQPHDKPLTIEATIARDADILEQLGAIGITRTLAKLGSDTRFETFTEAHTALKKHLTNLPSQLLLETSKVLAAPRIATMQTFLDALESEAGPNLY, from the coding sequence ATGAATACCATGACAGACAAAACAGATACGACAACTACATTGGACACCAAAGACACGAAAGATCAGTCCTACCGAGCCGCCCTCGAAACCTACATCGCGACCCACGCCAAGCCGACCCACAAATTCGGCCACCAACCCCGCCTCTACGCACTCACGCAGCAAATCGGACAAGGCCTCACCTATGACGATGACGTAGTCTTCGCCGCAGTCTGGCTCCACGATCTAGGCGTCTTCGTCGGCCACCGCCCCGAAGACGAAGTCGCACTCAAAACCTGGGACCACGTAGCCTACGCGATCGAAAAAACTCCCGCGCTCCTCACGGAGTTCTGCTTCCCCGAAGAAAAAATCACCGCCGTTCTCGAAGTCATTCGCACCCACCAGCCCCACGACAAGCCACTCACCATCGAAGCCACCATCGCCCGCGACGCCGACATCCTCGAGCAACTCGGCGCCATTGGCATCACCCGCACCCTCGCCAAACTAGGCAGCGACACGCGTTTCGAAACCTTCACCGAAGCCCACACGGCCCTCAAAAAACACCTCACGAATCTCCCCTCACAGCTCCTTCTTGAGACCTCGAAAGTCCTCGCAGCCCCGCGCATCGCGACCATGCAAACCTTCCTCGATGCCCTCGAATCCGAAGCCGGCCCAAATCTCTATTAA
- the tadA gene encoding tRNA adenosine(34) deaminase TadA: protein MTSANETDEAYLRKAIAEANGAEANGEVPVGAVVVHQNKIIGRGQNRVLRDNDPTAHAEIVALRQAGLYLRNYRLEDCTLYVTLEPCAMCAGAILHARIARLVYAAPDPKAGACGSVLSVMNHPQLNHKVEVTANLLAEECGTLLTAFFRKRRQEKSQARILQTEAAPRDAAKETLMATKKKWSAKVNTDSTHPDEGLFKKNASAIAKALATKKVSPKGPASGMQMLNFYINRAGKNLAQERHAELEKAKTLLSEIIAKEKPEPAKPAKKSAAEKAPKKATKKAAAKKSIKK, encoded by the coding sequence ATGACCTCTGCGAACGAAACCGACGAAGCCTACCTCCGCAAAGCAATCGCAGAAGCCAATGGCGCCGAGGCAAATGGCGAAGTTCCCGTAGGCGCCGTCGTCGTCCATCAAAACAAAATCATCGGCCGCGGTCAGAACCGTGTCCTACGCGACAACGACCCCACCGCCCACGCAGAGATCGTCGCCCTCCGCCAGGCCGGTCTTTATCTACGCAACTACCGCCTCGAAGACTGCACCCTCTACGTCACACTCGAGCCCTGCGCCATGTGCGCCGGAGCCATCCTCCACGCACGCATCGCTCGCCTCGTCTACGCCGCGCCCGATCCCAAAGCAGGCGCCTGTGGCTCAGTCCTCTCCGTCATGAACCACCCCCAACTCAACCACAAAGTCGAAGTCACCGCCAACCTCCTCGCCGAAGAGTGCGGCACCCTCCTCACCGCTTTTTTTCGCAAACGCCGCCAGGAAAAGTCCCAAGCCCGCATCCTACAAACCGAAGCAGCGCCCCGCGACGCAGCGAAGGAGACACTCATGGCGACAAAAAAGAAGTGGTCCGCAAAGGTAAACACCGACTCAACCCATCCCGACGAAGGCCTCTTCAAAAAAAACGCCTCCGCCATAGCCAAAGCGCTCGCGACAAAAAAAGTCTCTCCAAAGGGCCCAGCCTCCGGCATGCAGATGCTGAACTTCTACATCAACCGTGCCGGCAAAAACCTAGCCCAGGAACGTCACGCCGAACTGGAAAAAGCGAAGACGCTTCTCTCCGAAATCATCGCCAAAGAAAAGCCCGAGCCCGCGAAGCCAGCAAAAAAATCCGCAGCGGAAAAAGCCCCAAAGAAAGCAACCAAGAAAGCCGCTGCAAAAAAATCCATCAAAAAATAG
- a CDS encoding SDR family NAD(P)-dependent oxidoreductase — protein sequence MPGRLAGKVAIVTGSGSGIGQSIAIRFASEGASVVVDYRTNIEKSKETAAKAEAAGGKAILVRADVTSLSDTQNLVDQAYEQLGRCDILVNNAGIEKSASFWDVTEADYDAVLNVNLKGAFFLTQAFVRRLRDAKLPGRIINISSVHEDMVFPNFSTYCASKGGVRMLMRNLSVELGPLNITINNIAPGAIATPINVKLMEDKPKLDALLKNIPLGRMGTPDDVSGVALFLASDDAAYVTGSTYFIDGGLIRNYHEQ from the coding sequence ATGCCAGGTCGTCTCGCAGGCAAAGTCGCAATCGTTACCGGCTCCGGCTCCGGCATCGGCCAATCCATCGCCATCCGCTTCGCCAGCGAAGGCGCCAGCGTTGTCGTCGACTACCGCACCAACATAGAAAAGTCTAAGGAGACCGCTGCCAAAGCCGAAGCCGCTGGCGGCAAAGCCATTCTCGTCCGAGCCGATGTTACCAGCCTTAGCGACACGCAAAACCTCGTCGACCAGGCCTACGAACAACTCGGCCGCTGCGACATCCTCGTCAACAACGCCGGCATCGAAAAAAGCGCATCTTTCTGGGACGTCACCGAAGCCGACTATGACGCCGTCCTCAACGTCAATCTCAAAGGCGCCTTCTTCCTCACCCAGGCCTTCGTCCGCCGCCTGCGCGACGCGAAGCTCCCAGGCCGCATCATCAACATCTCCTCCGTCCACGAGGACATGGTCTTTCCCAACTTCTCCACCTACTGCGCCTCCAAGGGTGGCGTCCGCATGCTCATGCGCAATCTCTCTGTCGAGCTTGGCCCACTCAACATCACCATCAACAACATTGCCCCCGGCGCCATCGCCACTCCCATCAACGTCAAGTTGATGGAAGACAAACCCAAGCTCGACGCCCTCCTCAAAAACATCCCGCTAGGTCGCATGGGCACACCCGACGACGTCTCCGGCGTAGCCCTCTTCCTTGCCTCCGACGACGCCGCCTACGTCACCGGCTCCACCTACTTCATCGACGGCGGCCTAATCCGCAACTACCACGAGCAATAA
- a CDS encoding DinB family protein, which produces MSQLKVLLLAHTGYSAWGTQQVLDACTALTPEQRERGMGASHSNILQTFCHVYDAEQVWLRRLAEVDNEKLPPGPAPHHSFEFLVESWPELWDGYRRWIDAASEADLTLELLTVLPDDTRFCVPRWQIVLHAINHSTYHRGQIITMLRAFDITPPNTDVTAYYSTR; this is translated from the coding sequence ATGTCGCAGCTTAAGGTGCTTTTGCTCGCGCATACCGGCTACTCTGCCTGGGGGACTCAGCAGGTTCTCGATGCCTGTACGGCTCTTACGCCCGAGCAGCGGGAAAGAGGGATGGGCGCGTCTCACTCGAATATTCTGCAGACCTTCTGCCATGTTTATGATGCTGAGCAGGTGTGGCTTCGCAGATTGGCCGAAGTTGATAACGAAAAGCTACCGCCCGGTCCTGCTCCGCACCACTCTTTCGAATTTCTCGTCGAATCGTGGCCGGAGTTGTGGGATGGGTATCGACGATGGATCGATGCAGCTTCTGAGGCGGACCTTACTCTGGAGCTTTTGACCGTGCTGCCCGACGACACGCGTTTCTGTGTTCCTCGGTGGCAGATTGTGTTACATGCGATCAACCACTCTACCTACCATCGCGGGCAGATCATCACGATGCTGCGGGCGTTTGATATTACGCCTCCGAATACGGACGTGACGGCTTACTACTCGACACGCTAG
- a CDS encoding glutaredoxin family protein yields the protein MDLTVYSASWCRDCREAKRFLTTHNIPFKEIDIENTPGAADLVIQNTGKRAIPQFVLDGKWIQPYKPSEGFLYDEMSELFGVSQP from the coding sequence ATGGATCTCACCGTCTACTCCGCCTCCTGGTGCCGTGACTGCCGCGAAGCCAAGCGTTTCCTGACAACACACAACATCCCGTTCAAAGAGATCGACATCGAGAACACCCCCGGCGCCGCCGACCTCGTCATCCAGAATACCGGCAAGCGCGCCATCCCTCAGTTCGTTCTCGACGGCAAGTGGATCCAGCCCTATAAACCCAGTGAAGGCTTCCTCTACGACGAAATGTCTGAACTCTTCGGCGTAAGTCAGCCTTAG
- the purB gene encoding adenylosuccinate lyase: MIARYTRPELGRIWSDANKYQCWLTVEVAASQALAKFGLVPQSAADAIRDKGAFTVDRINEIEAEVRHDVIAFTTTVAEHINSPENSRWLHYGLTSTDVVDTAQSLQIKEASAIIRAGIVALSETLKKRALEFKHTPIIGRTHGIHAEPSTFGLKLLLWYSEMQRNLTRFDAAAEDLRVGKLSGAVGTFGHLKPEHEEAICNQLGLKPVAIATQVVQRDRHAAYISTLAVLASTLDKIATEIRHLQRTEVREAEEFFSEKQKGSSAMPHKRNPITSEQISGLARVIRSNAQTAFENVALWHERDISHSSAERVILPDSTILADYLLAKTENLIAKLLVYPARMLKNLESTGGLIFSGQLLLDLAESGMSREDAYRLVQGHAMNSWKNDLIFRDEIAKVPEITARLSPEKLARAFDYNRQLANVDAIFTRVLGE; this comes from the coding sequence ATGATCGCCCGCTACACACGCCCCGAACTTGGCCGCATCTGGTCCGACGCCAACAAGTACCAGTGCTGGCTCACCGTAGAAGTAGCCGCCTCTCAGGCCCTCGCCAAGTTCGGCCTTGTCCCCCAGTCTGCTGCCGACGCCATCCGCGACAAGGGCGCCTTCACCGTCGACCGCATCAACGAGATCGAAGCTGAGGTCCGTCACGACGTCATCGCCTTCACCACCACCGTCGCCGAGCACATCAACTCCCCCGAAAACTCCCGCTGGCTCCACTACGGCCTCACCAGCACCGACGTCGTCGACACCGCACAATCCCTCCAGATCAAAGAGGCATCCGCCATCATCCGCGCGGGCATCGTGGCCCTCTCCGAAACCCTGAAGAAGCGCGCCCTTGAGTTCAAACACACACCCATCATCGGCCGCACCCACGGCATCCACGCCGAGCCCTCCACCTTCGGCCTCAAGCTGCTCCTCTGGTATTCCGAGATGCAGCGCAACCTCACCCGCTTCGACGCAGCCGCCGAAGACCTTCGCGTCGGCAAGCTCTCCGGAGCCGTCGGCACCTTCGGCCACCTCAAGCCCGAACACGAAGAAGCAATTTGTAACCAATTAGGTCTCAAACCAGTCGCGATAGCGACTCAGGTAGTCCAGCGCGACCGCCACGCCGCCTACATCTCCACTCTCGCCGTCCTCGCCAGCACGTTAGACAAGATCGCCACCGAGATTCGCCACCTTCAGCGCACCGAAGTCCGCGAGGCCGAAGAGTTCTTCAGCGAAAAGCAAAAGGGCTCAAGCGCCATGCCCCACAAGCGCAATCCCATCACCAGCGAACAGATCTCCGGCCTCGCCCGAGTCATCCGCTCAAACGCACAGACGGCCTTCGAAAACGTAGCCCTGTGGCATGAGCGCGACATCTCGCACTCCTCTGCCGAACGCGTTATCCTCCCCGACTCCACCATCCTCGCCGACTACCTCCTCGCGAAGACGGAAAACCTGATCGCCAAGCTCCTCGTCTATCCAGCCCGCATGCTGAAGAACCTCGAATCCACCGGCGGTCTCATCTTCTCCGGTCAACTTCTGCTCGACCTCGCCGAATCCGGCATGTCCCGTGAAGACGCCTACCGCCTCGTCCAGGGCCACGCCATGAATTCATGGAAGAACGACCTCATCTTCCGCGACGAGATCGCCAAGGTCCCCGAGATCACCGCCCGCCTCTCCCCCGAAAAACTAGCCCGCGCCTTCGACTACAACCGCCAACTAGCCAACGTAGACGCCATCTTCACCCGAGTCCTCGGCGAATAG
- a CDS encoding glycoside hydrolase family 32 protein yields MKSFFRKLIRCVAALTLFTLPIAAQNSDYDQPYRPQVHFSPAENWTNDPNGLVFFQGEYHLFFQYNPYGDQWGHMSWGHAVSTDLLHWHELPVAIPEHDNTMIFTGSVVVDHGNTSGFCTHGDCLVAIYTGHTQTPEGIRQTQNLAVSLDKGRNWAQYPGNPVLDLHLADFRDPSVSWDPIARHWVMAVSLPKEHKIRFYSSSNLKAWTQLSDFGPTGDINGDWECPDLLQIPSSNGAKSIWALKVGLNPGAPQGGSGEQYFLGDFDGKTFRQSRLRGSYGWTNYGKDDYCAISYNGLPKDQKPVLIGWMSNWQYAAQIPTTPWRGQMSIPRRLSFINDAAGLALKQEPIIAPLRGKNYEISALATNTSALYGSGHTIQPPFEIRIHFGHPVESVFGLKIYSDQQHWTEVAFDTGKKEFYIDRTHSGAAISPEFRVRTKAPLVTTRPYDLTLIVDRSSVEAFAQDGTIAMTDLVFPVANNLQIQIFPDDAKPIESEGQVWELKSIW; encoded by the coding sequence GTGAAGAGTTTTTTTCGCAAATTGATCCGCTGCGTCGCCGCTCTCACTCTATTCACACTCCCCATAGCCGCGCAGAACTCCGACTACGACCAGCCCTACCGCCCGCAAGTCCACTTCTCCCCTGCGGAAAACTGGACGAACGACCCCAACGGTCTCGTCTTCTTTCAGGGCGAGTACCACCTCTTCTTCCAGTACAACCCCTACGGCGATCAGTGGGGACACATGAGTTGGGGCCACGCCGTCAGCACCGATCTCCTCCACTGGCACGAGCTTCCAGTTGCCATCCCCGAACACGACAACACCATGATCTTTACCGGCAGCGTCGTCGTCGATCACGGCAACACCAGCGGCTTCTGCACTCACGGCGACTGTCTCGTCGCCATCTACACCGGCCACACTCAAACCCCTGAAGGAATCCGCCAAACTCAAAACCTCGCCGTCAGCCTCGACAAAGGCCGCAACTGGGCGCAATACCCCGGCAATCCCGTCCTCGATCTCCACCTGGCAGACTTCCGCGACCCCAGCGTCAGTTGGGACCCCATCGCGCGCCACTGGGTCATGGCCGTCTCCCTCCCCAAAGAACACAAGATCCGCTTCTACTCCTCCTCCAACCTCAAAGCCTGGACACAACTCAGCGACTTCGGTCCCACCGGAGACATCAACGGCGACTGGGAGTGCCCCGACCTCCTCCAGATCCCCTCCTCCAACGGTGCAAAGAGCATCTGGGCTCTCAAGGTCGGCCTCAATCCCGGCGCCCCACAAGGCGGTTCTGGCGAGCAATACTTCCTCGGAGACTTCGACGGCAAAACCTTCCGCCAATCACGCCTCCGCGGCTCCTACGGCTGGACCAACTACGGCAAAGACGACTATTGCGCCATCAGCTACAACGGTCTACCCAAGGATCAGAAACCTGTCCTCATCGGCTGGATGAGCAACTGGCAGTACGCCGCCCAAATCCCCACCACTCCCTGGCGAGGACAGATGAGTATCCCTCGCCGTCTCTCCTTCATCAACGACGCCGCAGGTCTCGCCCTCAAACAGGAGCCCATCATCGCTCCTCTCCGAGGGAAAAACTACGAGATCTCAGCCCTCGCCACCAACACCTCTGCCCTCTATGGAAGCGGACACACCATCCAACCTCCCTTCGAAATTCGGATCCACTTCGGCCATCCCGTCGAATCCGTCTTCGGCCTGAAAATCTACTCCGACCAGCAACACTGGACCGAAGTAGCCTTCGACACCGGCAAGAAAGAGTTCTACATCGACCGCACCCACTCAGGCGCAGCCATCAGTCCAGAGTTCCGCGTCCGAACCAAAGCTCCGCTGGTCACCACTCGCCCCTACGACCTCACCCTGATCGTCGATCGGTCCTCCGTCGAAGCCTTCGCCCAGGACGGAACCATCGCCATGACAGACCTGGTATTCCCCGTCGCCAACAATCTTCAAATCCAGATCTTCCCCGACGACGCAAAGCCCATCGAAAGCGAAGGCCAAGTCTGGGAACTCAAATCAATCTGGTAA
- a CDS encoding nuclear transport factor 2 family protein, producing MKKAILALFAIVLLTNTALAASPNVMAPIRQFIDGFNTGDTHSAFAAYEDGDITIIDEFSPHRWTGPNAAKEWAADYEKHATSTGVTEGIVKYSAPTRTEIEEDLAYVIIPTVYLYKQNGKPIAEEGQATFVLHAEPSGWKIRSWTWSGVKPHPAT from the coding sequence ATGAAGAAAGCAATCCTCGCACTCTTCGCAATCGTCCTGCTAACCAACACCGCCCTGGCCGCTTCACCGAACGTGATGGCGCCTATCCGCCAGTTCATCGACGGCTTCAACACAGGCGATACTCATTCCGCATTCGCAGCCTACGAAGACGGTGACATCACCATCATCGACGAGTTCTCTCCCCATCGATGGACCGGCCCCAACGCCGCCAAAGAATGGGCAGCCGACTACGAAAAACATGCCACGTCCACAGGCGTCACCGAAGGCATCGTCAAATATAGCGCCCCCACGCGCACAGAAATCGAAGAAGACCTCGCCTACGTCATCATCCCCACCGTCTATCTCTACAAGCAGAACGGCAAACCGATCGCCGAAGAAGGCCAGGCAACCTTCGTCCTTCATGCAGAGCCGAGCGGCTGGAAGATCCGAAGCTGGACATGGTCCGGCGTCAAACCGCATCCGGCAACGTAA
- a CDS encoding SDR family oxidoreductase: MSRIALIAGVTGIVGNNLAHQLLANGWHVHGLARRASNAIDGVNFIAADLLDPTSLRAAVSHLKPSHIFFATWLRQPTEAENIRINSAMVRNLLEAVAPAGSVRHVALVTGLKHYLGPFEAYGKGKLPATPFREEQPRLEIENFYYAQEDEVFAAADRDDFNWTIHRPHTIIGYALGNAMNMGVTLAVYANICRETGRPFLFPGSAAQWNSLTDMTDARLLARHLEWAATIPVAFNHAFNVVNGDVFRWNWMWPRLADWFGIEPAPFSGQGTPLEQQLAGTEGIWHKIAKSHNLIESNIDQLVSAWHTDADLGRPIEVVTDMSKSRKLGFLDYQPTDDSFFDLFTRLRHDRIIP; encoded by the coding sequence ATGTCCCGCATCGCGCTCATCGCTGGAGTCACAGGCATCGTCGGCAACAATCTCGCGCACCAGCTCCTCGCAAATGGCTGGCATGTCCATGGCCTCGCCCGACGCGCCTCGAACGCCATCGACGGAGTCAACTTCATCGCCGCCGATCTCCTCGACCCCACCTCTCTCCGCGCCGCAGTCTCTCATCTCAAGCCGTCGCACATCTTCTTCGCCACCTGGCTCCGCCAACCTACCGAAGCGGAAAACATCCGCATCAACTCAGCCATGGTGCGCAACCTCCTCGAAGCCGTCGCGCCCGCCGGGTCAGTCCGCCACGTAGCTCTCGTCACCGGCCTGAAGCACTACCTCGGCCCCTTCGAGGCCTACGGCAAAGGCAAGCTCCCCGCCACGCCATTCCGCGAAGAGCAACCCCGCCTCGAAATCGAAAACTTCTACTACGCCCAGGAAGACGAGGTCTTCGCCGCCGCAGACCGCGACGACTTCAACTGGACCATCCATCGCCCGCACACCATCATCGGCTACGCGCTCGGCAACGCGATGAACATGGGCGTCACTCTTGCCGTCTACGCAAACATCTGCCGCGAAACCGGTCGCCCCTTCCTCTTCCCCGGCTCGGCCGCCCAGTGGAACAGTCTCACCGACATGACCGACGCCAGACTCCTCGCACGCCATCTCGAATGGGCCGCAACGATACCAGTAGCATTTAATCACGCCTTCAACGTAGTCAACGGCGACGTCTTCCGCTGGAACTGGATGTGGCCTCGTCTCGCCGATTGGTTCGGCATAGAACCCGCTCCCTTCTCCGGCCAGGGCACTCCGCTTGAACAACAACTAGCCGGCACCGAAGGCATCTGGCACAAGATCGCAAAATCCCACAACCTGATCGAGTCCAACATCGACCAACTCGTCTCCGCATGGCACACCGACGCCGACCTCGGCCGTCCCATCGAAGTCGTCACCGACATGAGCAAGAGCCGCAAACTCGGCTTCCTCGACTACCAACCCACCGACGACAGCTTTTTCGACCTCTTCACTCGCCTCCGCCACGACCGTATCATTCCCTAA
- a CDS encoding YkgJ family cysteine cluster protein: MSDTLVQIVDAAVADAYQRGDPHLVCHPGCSQCCIGVFPIAHEDGARLREGLATLEQTDPVKATRIHNRVKDSLTRLDPWFPGDLTTGILNEDHEAAILFEEFANDEPCPVLDLTTGTCDLYEHRPILCRTFGPPMRSEGDNGEVNLATCELCFIHATTEEIAACELDPTIPAKEEASNEAFNTTHNLHGQTLIAYALRPRITP; the protein is encoded by the coding sequence ATGTCAGACACACTCGTCCAAATCGTAGACGCAGCCGTAGCCGACGCCTACCAGCGAGGAGACCCTCACCTCGTCTGCCACCCCGGCTGCTCTCAATGCTGCATCGGCGTCTTCCCCATCGCCCACGAAGACGGAGCACGCCTGCGCGAAGGCCTAGCCACACTCGAGCAAACCGACCCGGTTAAAGCCACACGCATCCACAACCGAGTCAAAGATTCCCTCACCCGCCTAGACCCATGGTTCCCAGGCGACCTCACCACCGGCATCCTCAACGAAGACCACGAAGCCGCCATCCTCTTCGAAGAGTTCGCCAACGACGAGCCCTGCCCCGTCCTAGACCTCACCACCGGCACCTGCGATCTCTACGAACATCGCCCCATCCTCTGCCGCACTTTCGGCCCACCCATGCGAAGCGAAGGCGACAACGGCGAAGTCAACCTAGCCACCTGCGAGCTTTGCTTCATCCACGCCACCACCGAAGAGATCGCCGCTTGCGAACTAGACCCCACCATCCCAGCCAAAGAAGAAGCCAGCAACGAAGCCTTCAACACCACCCACAACCTCCACGGCCAAACCCTCATCGCCTACGCCCTACGCCCCCGAATCACCCCCTGA
- a CDS encoding UbiX family flavin prenyltransferase — translation MRRYPLPSAIINPVTEPTNITLAVTGASGSIYAAEILRAVAADPRVTKINFVASDSALRVFAEELHLSGRNDLAEKLLGAPSPKLQQHAETDIAANIASGSYPTDAMIILPCSMGTLASIANGLAQNLIHRAADVCLKENRPLILCIRETPFNRIHIRNMQLASDAGATIFPAIPTLYNHPQSTQEMARNFVNRVLAHIGLPQPNAYQWQPD, via the coding sequence ATGCGGAGGTACCCTCTCCCATCAGCGATAATCAATCCAGTGACAGAACCGACCAACATCACGTTAGCCGTCACTGGAGCCAGCGGCAGCATCTACGCCGCCGAGATCCTTCGCGCCGTCGCCGCCGACCCCCGCGTCACCAAAATCAATTTCGTCGCCTCCGACAGCGCCCTCCGCGTCTTCGCCGAAGAGCTCCACCTAAGCGGACGCAACGACCTCGCCGAAAAACTCCTCGGCGCTCCCTCCCCCAAACTCCAGCAACACGCCGAAACCGACATCGCAGCCAACATCGCCAGCGGCAGCTACCCCACCGACGCGATGATCATTCTCCCCTGCTCCATGGGCACCCTTGCGTCCATCGCCAATGGCCTCGCGCAAAATCTCATCCACCGCGCTGCCGACGTCTGCCTCAAAGAAAACCGCCCCCTCATCCTTTGCATCCGCGAGACACCGTTCAACCGCATCCACATCCGCAACATGCAGCTAGCCTCCGACGCTGGCGCCACCATCTTCCCCGCCATCCCCACACTCTACAACCACCCGCAAAGCACGCAAGAGATGGCTCGCAACTTCGTGAACCGAGTCCTCGCCCACATCGGCCTGCCACAACCCAACGCCTACCAGTGGCAACCCGACTAG